The following coding sequences lie in one Flavobacterium sediminis genomic window:
- a CDS encoding S9 family peptidase, giving the protein MKTIKFITLLFLCSSVSLVAQQKLSLEEIWSGAFRTKGMDELHAMKNTNQYTVLNFDRSTRTMQIDLYDFQTLDKVKTLFDTKNFTEIQYVDSYTFDEKEGKILIATNSKPIFRHSFTAEYFVLDIATQKIQKLTNKEVQEPTFSPDGTKVAFAFQNNLYIKDLLSGVEEQITTDGKKNHIINGITDWVYEEEFAFVRAFDWNASGDKLAYIRFDESQVPEFSMDIYNQGLYPTQEVFKYPKAGEKNSEVSLHVFDARSNKTKTVDLSNYNDFYIARIDWTKDSNILSAQVLNRHQNNLDLLFIDGTTAIAKVVLNEKDKAYVDVTDNLTFLSDNSFIWTSEQSGYNHIYHYDKSGKLKKQVTNGNWEVTAYYGYDEKNKTVYYQSVENGSINRDIYAVKINGKGKIRLSEQTGTNEATFSPNFQYYINSFSNATTAPVYTLNNSKDGKVLKTIVENKILEAKLAQYDVAPKEFFTLTTEKGHELNAWIIKPKNFDVSKKYPVFMYQYSGPGSQQVANNWNNINDYWFMMLAQQGYLVVCVDGRGTGFKGAEFKKCTYKELGKYEVEDQIDAAKVIGKYPYVDATRIGIFGWSYGGFMASNCIFQGADVFKTAIAVAPVTSWRYYDSIYTERYMQTPQENPGGYDNNSPITHVQKLQGNFLLIHGTADDNVHVQNSMKMIEALVQANKQFDWAIYPDKNHGIYGGKTRLQLYTKMTNFIKEKL; this is encoded by the coding sequence ATGAAGACAATAAAATTTATAACGTTATTATTCTTATGTAGTTCAGTTTCATTAGTTGCCCAACAAAAGTTATCGCTGGAAGAGATCTGGTCGGGTGCTTTTAGGACTAAAGGAATGGATGAGTTACATGCTATGAAAAATACGAACCAATATACCGTATTAAATTTTGATAGAAGTACTCGTACCATGCAGATCGACTTGTATGACTTTCAGACTCTGGATAAAGTAAAAACACTTTTCGATACCAAGAATTTTACTGAAATTCAATATGTAGACTCATATACTTTTGATGAAAAAGAAGGAAAAATCCTTATTGCGACTAATTCAAAACCTATTTTCAGACATTCTTTTACTGCTGAATATTTTGTATTAGATATCGCGACCCAAAAAATACAAAAATTAACAAACAAAGAGGTTCAGGAACCAACTTTCTCCCCTGATGGTACTAAGGTAGCATTTGCTTTCCAGAATAATTTATACATAAAAGACCTGCTTTCCGGAGTTGAAGAACAAATTACAACTGACGGTAAAAAGAACCATATCATTAACGGTATTACAGACTGGGTTTATGAAGAAGAATTTGCTTTTGTGAGAGCCTTTGACTGGAATGCTTCCGGAGATAAACTGGCTTACATCCGTTTTGATGAATCTCAGGTTCCGGAATTTTCAATGGACATTTACAATCAAGGATTATATCCGACACAGGAAGTGTTCAAATATCCGAAAGCCGGTGAGAAAAACTCTGAAGTTTCTTTGCATGTTTTTGATGCAAGATCAAATAAAACAAAAACCGTTGATTTAAGTAATTATAATGATTTTTACATCGCTAGGATTGATTGGACTAAGGACTCAAATATTTTGAGTGCTCAGGTTTTAAACCGACATCAGAATAATTTAGACTTGTTGTTTATTGATGGTACAACTGCAATCGCTAAAGTGGTTTTAAACGAAAAAGACAAGGCTTATGTTGATGTTACAGATAATCTGACATTCTTAAGTGATAATAGTTTTATCTGGACTTCCGAGCAAAGCGGATACAATCATATTTACCATTACGATAAGAGCGGGAAGTTGAAAAAACAAGTAACTAACGGAAATTGGGAAGTAACAGCTTACTATGGTTATGATGAAAAAAATAAAACAGTATACTATCAATCGGTAGAGAACGGATCTATTAACCGTGATATTTATGCTGTAAAAATAAATGGTAAAGGCAAAATAAGATTGTCAGAGCAAACCGGAACAAATGAGGCTACTTTCAGTCCTAATTTCCAGTATTATATCAATAGTTTTTCCAATGCCACAACAGCACCGGTTTATACCTTGAACAATTCTAAGGACGGAAAAGTGTTAAAGACAATAGTTGAAAATAAAATATTGGAAGCAAAATTGGCTCAATACGATGTGGCCCCTAAAGAATTTTTTACACTTACTACAGAAAAGGGGCATGAACTAAATGCCTGGATCATTAAACCGAAAAATTTTGATGTATCTAAAAAATATCCGGTTTTCATGTATCAATATTCAGGCCCCGGTTCTCAACAAGTAGCCAATAACTGGAACAATATCAATGATTACTGGTTTATGATGTTGGCACAACAAGGCTATCTTGTAGTCTGTGTTGACGGTAGAGGAACAGGTTTCAAAGGAGCAGAATTTAAAAAATGTACCTATAAGGAATTGGGAAAATATGAAGTAGAAGATCAAATTGATGCGGCAAAAGTGATTGGGAAATACCCTTATGTAGATGCTACCCGAATTGGTATTTTCGGATGGAGTTACGGAGGCTTTATGGCTTCAAACTGTATTTTCCAGGGAGCAGATGTGTTTAAGACAGCTATTGCAGTAGCTCCGGTAACAAGTTGGAGATATTATGACAGTATTTATACAGAGCGTTACATGCAAACGCCTCAGGAAAATCCGGGAGGCTATGATAACAACTCGCCTATAACACATGTACAAAAGTTGCAAGGAAACTTTTTGTTAATTCACGGAACAGCAGATGATAACGTACATGTTCAAAATTCTATGAAAATGATAGAAGCTTTGGTTCAGGCTAACAAACAATTTGACTGGGCAATCTATCCGGATAAAAATCATGGAATCTACGGAGGTAAAACCCGCCTTCAGCTGTATACTAAAATGACCAACTTTATAAAAGAGAAATTATAA